In Planctomycetia bacterium, one DNA window encodes the following:
- a CDS encoding type I polyketide synthase codes for MSASVPIAIVGIGGVFPGAASLADFWRNIVQRTDAAREVPPGRWILDPKDALADGPAPDKVYSLRACYVENFRLDPRGLTLAPDLREALERLDPLYHFVLHAGRDALEDAAPASRPVDRARTGVILAAIALPTDGASAITREIIGRAFAQSVLGRAADTVIPSSESPHPLNAAAVGLPAALLGEALGLGGCAYTLDAACASSLYALKLACEELASGRADAMLAGGVSRPECLYTQMGFSQLRALSASGRCAPFDESADGLVVGEGAGIVLLKRLNDARRDGDRIYAVIRGIGLSNDIGGSLLAPDSEGQLRAMRAAYEQAGWSPADLDLVECHGTGTPAGDAVELASLRTLWADVPGSQAPVPIGSVKSNVGHLLTAAGAAGLIKVLLAMREGVLPPSANFTRASPNSPLADSPFRVLAAPEPWNRRAEPTPRRAAVSAFGFGGINAHVLIEEDVVEAAPVLAGSIAATPAIEPPVAIVGMDARFGRCESLDAFTRAMFLDDPAARDATARTRPPNRWRGVEDYLDHLVREGLARSAARGAYLRDLDISIKRYHIPPAELPEILPQQLVMLESVAAALADAKMPMRGRRPRTAALVGMALDFETTNFHLRWWLAGQVRRWAEALGLTLDEEQLESWLDELRNATGPALNAPRTVGALGGMIASRIAREFQFGGPCFAVSCEEASGLRAVEIAARMLQRGEIDAAVAGAVDLAGDVRAAWATTQSRRDTSEDPKPVAEGAATVVLKRLDDAERDGDRVYALLTEFSSARAQGTWPAQRAAGFSPRGAWSVSAAHGAAGAATGMASLVRAALALHHKTLPSGSLNLADPSRCLARPIHWSHDRAEGPRRALASASSPLGESIAILLEEPVRPEYAATAPRPICTIAPAIFGLCAASATELLAQLDELAQIAAQAGNDVHLAARQWFARTDPAARAKPISVTDDIRRLALVASDAPAIHRAVDAARAALSRDADAALDGRDGVYYAPAAHRRASDIAFVYPGSGNHYLGMGSALLNAFPSALAALERDSQRAASLMMIDWFAPWRFSDDAAQREFERKISADLRRPIFGQVGFGMAVTDLLAAFGVRPRAVIGYSLGESVGLFASRAWRTPDEMLRRMSASPLFGSELGPPYDALRRSWGLPGDLEIDWRAVVVPRSADAVRKALVESEREGRPLRARLLIVNTPDECVIGGLRPDVDAAMKALRCRGVALAGVPAVHCDAAKSVEQAYRDIHLLDATPPAGVRFYSAAAAAPYEVTRASAAESITRQAMAGFDFPALIERAWSDGVRRFIEIGPLASCTRMIGRTLADRPHWARSAVPRGEDEVGEFIHLLASLYTEGVPIDFRPLFESDGAPIHRQRIESVTSRPDTTVRVPVGVRLGKPRLPTARRLAAPALVATAETRERASSFSAPCDAGLIASHRDVTHAASQAHETFLRFSRTAMDDYARLLAGSSQLRDEQGPSSVSTAAWRSPTDAAATSTPPPLLDRAKCLEFAVGRAANVLGPEFAVVDTYPVRVRLPDEPLMLVDRILEIEGEKGSLTHGRVVTEHDVLPGAWYLDGDRAPISITVEAGQADLFLSGYLGIDFVAKGVRAYRLLDATVTFHRGLPRPGETIRYDITIDRFVRQGETYLFFFRFDGTIDGQTVLTMRDGCAGFFTAQEIENSHGIVLTAEDKAPSGGRVAGGFAPLVSQEAPQSFGDAQLEALRRGDLAGCFGAPFDSLSLRDPLRLPDGRMTLIHRVTTLDLCGGRFGLGLVIAEADVQPDDWYLTCHFVDDLVMPGTLMYECCVHTLRFFLLRLGWVGERDGVCYEPIPGIASALRCRGPVTPRTRTVRYELHVKEIGYRAEADGAQTPYVLADALLYADEKRIVRMDNMSLQVTGLSRKRIESTWERSRVAPTLKRAPSSKPTDRNPSTPIAKPRRRAAIYDTDRILAFAIGKPSDAFGEPYAVFDSKRRIARLPGPPYHFLDRIVDIEPPPWVLEPGGWITAEYDVPIADDAAPQPGAWYVAANRQRAMPFAVLLEIALQPCGWLAAYCGSALTSDVDLSFRNLGGRAVQHMEVLAEPATLTTRVRMTSVSRAGGMIIQKFDFEMRRGDELIYSGDTSFGFFSAAALAQQVGIRDAAARRFIPTAAQLAAGRAPFDLPDDPPFTPDDAVKTRGDLGEGLALPGRAFRMIDRIDALLLDGGPHGLGYVAGSTTVDPSAWFFKAHFYQDPVWPGSLGLESFLQLLKVYARDRWPELAHTHRFESIAIGLPHEWQYRGQIIPRNKHVEVTAAITRRENGPAPLLVADGFLSVDGIIIYEMKHFGIRAVPM; via the coding sequence ATGAGTGCTTCGGTCCCGATTGCAATTGTCGGCATCGGCGGCGTCTTCCCCGGCGCGGCGTCGCTCGCCGATTTCTGGCGCAACATCGTGCAGCGCACCGATGCCGCGCGCGAGGTGCCGCCCGGTCGATGGATTCTCGATCCGAAGGATGCCCTGGCCGACGGACCCGCGCCCGACAAAGTCTATTCGCTTCGCGCGTGTTACGTCGAGAATTTTCGCCTTGATCCGCGCGGGCTGACGCTTGCTCCCGACCTGCGCGAAGCGCTGGAGCGACTTGATCCGCTCTACCACTTCGTGCTGCATGCGGGCCGCGACGCACTGGAGGACGCCGCGCCGGCCAGCCGACCAGTCGATCGCGCACGCACTGGCGTGATCCTCGCCGCCATCGCCCTGCCCACCGACGGCGCGTCGGCCATCACGCGCGAAATCATCGGCCGGGCGTTCGCACAAAGCGTCCTCGGGCGCGCCGCGGACACGGTGATTCCATCGAGCGAATCGCCGCACCCATTGAACGCCGCCGCCGTCGGCCTGCCCGCCGCGCTGCTGGGTGAAGCCCTCGGCCTGGGTGGTTGTGCCTACACGCTCGATGCGGCCTGCGCGTCGTCGCTATATGCGCTCAAGCTCGCGTGCGAGGAACTGGCGTCCGGGCGCGCCGACGCGATGTTGGCCGGCGGCGTGTCGCGCCCCGAATGCCTCTATACGCAGATGGGCTTCTCGCAATTGCGGGCGTTGTCGGCAAGCGGACGTTGCGCGCCGTTCGATGAATCCGCCGATGGGCTGGTCGTCGGCGAAGGCGCGGGGATCGTCCTGTTGAAGCGGCTGAACGACGCCCGTCGCGACGGCGACCGCATCTACGCCGTCATTCGCGGGATCGGCCTGTCCAACGATATCGGCGGCAGCCTGCTCGCGCCCGACAGCGAGGGGCAGCTTCGCGCGATGCGCGCTGCTTACGAGCAGGCGGGCTGGTCGCCGGCGGATCTTGACCTTGTTGAGTGCCACGGAACCGGCACGCCCGCGGGGGATGCCGTCGAGCTGGCGTCGCTGCGCACGCTGTGGGCCGATGTGCCGGGGTCGCAAGCGCCCGTGCCGATCGGATCGGTCAAGTCCAACGTCGGGCATTTGCTGACTGCGGCCGGAGCGGCCGGGCTGATCAAGGTGCTGCTCGCGATGCGCGAGGGCGTGCTGCCGCCTTCTGCGAACTTCACGCGCGCCTCGCCGAACAGCCCGCTTGCCGATTCGCCGTTTCGCGTGCTCGCCGCGCCCGAGCCTTGGAATCGCCGCGCGGAACCGACGCCGCGTCGCGCGGCCGTCAGCGCCTTCGGCTTCGGCGGCATTAACGCGCATGTGCTGATCGAGGAAGACGTCGTCGAGGCCGCTCCGGTTCTCGCCGGGTCAATCGCCGCGACGCCTGCGATTGAACCGCCCGTTGCCATCGTCGGTATGGACGCGCGATTCGGGCGGTGCGAATCCCTCGACGCATTCACCCGCGCGATGTTCTTAGACGATCCAGCAGCACGCGATGCGACCGCGCGGACGCGACCGCCCAATCGCTGGCGCGGCGTGGAAGATTATCTCGACCACCTTGTTCGCGAAGGGCTTGCGCGATCGGCCGCGCGCGGCGCTTACCTGCGCGACCTCGATATTTCCATCAAGCGTTACCACATTCCGCCGGCGGAGTTGCCCGAGATTCTGCCGCAGCAGCTCGTCATGCTTGAATCCGTCGCCGCCGCGCTGGCCGATGCGAAGATGCCGATGCGCGGCCGCCGACCTCGCACGGCGGCGCTGGTCGGCATGGCGCTGGATTTCGAGACCACGAACTTTCACCTGCGCTGGTGGCTCGCGGGGCAGGTGCGCCGCTGGGCGGAGGCCCTGGGGCTAACGCTGGATGAAGAGCAGCTCGAATCGTGGCTGGACGAGCTGCGCAACGCCACCGGTCCGGCGTTAAACGCGCCGCGAACCGTCGGCGCGCTGGGTGGCATGATCGCCAGCCGCATTGCGCGGGAGTTCCAGTTTGGGGGGCCGTGCTTTGCGGTCTCATGCGAGGAAGCGTCGGGCCTGCGAGCGGTGGAGATCGCCGCGCGAATGTTGCAGCGCGGCGAAATTGATGCCGCAGTCGCGGGAGCCGTCGATCTGGCCGGCGACGTGCGCGCCGCCTGGGCGACGACGCAATCACGGCGTGATACCAGTGAAGACCCGAAGCCAGTAGCCGAAGGCGCGGCAACCGTCGTGCTCAAGCGCCTGGACGATGCCGAGCGAGACGGCGATCGTGTTTACGCATTGTTGACCGAATTTTCCTCCGCGCGCGCCCAGGGTACCTGGCCCGCCCAACGAGCCGCAGGCTTCAGCCCGCGCGGCGCGTGGAGCGTGAGCGCCGCGCACGGTGCCGCCGGCGCTGCCACGGGCATGGCCTCACTCGTTCGTGCCGCGCTGGCGCTGCACCACAAGACCCTTCCATCCGGCTCGCTCAATCTCGCCGATCCTTCGCGCTGCCTGGCGCGGCCGATTCATTGGTCGCACGATCGTGCGGAAGGCCCTCGCCGCGCGCTCGCTTCGGCCTCGTCGCCGCTCGGGGAATCCATCGCGATTTTGCTGGAAGAGCCTGTCCGACCGGAGTACGCGGCGACCGCGCCTCGGCCGATTTGCACGATCGCGCCGGCGATCTTCGGCCTGTGCGCTGCTTCGGCGACGGAACTTCTCGCGCAACTGGACGAGCTGGCGCAGATCGCGGCGCAAGCCGGGAACGATGTGCATCTTGCCGCCCGTCAATGGTTCGCTCGCACAGACCCCGCTGCGCGCGCCAAGCCGATCTCCGTGACCGACGACATTCGAAGGCTCGCCTTGGTCGCCTCGGATGCACCGGCGATTCACCGGGCGGTCGACGCCGCTCGGGCTGCGCTGTCGCGCGATGCCGACGCCGCGCTCGACGGGCGCGATGGCGTTTATTACGCACCCGCCGCACATCGCCGCGCGAGCGATATCGCGTTCGTCTATCCCGGTTCCGGCAATCACTACCTCGGCATGGGCAGCGCGTTGCTTAACGCGTTCCCGTCGGCGCTCGCCGCTCTGGAGCGCGATTCCCAGCGCGCCGCCTCGCTAATGATGATCGACTGGTTCGCGCCGTGGCGTTTCTCCGACGACGCCGCGCAGCGGGAATTCGAGCGTAAGATCTCCGCCGATCTGCGCCGTCCGATCTTCGGACAGGTCGGCTTCGGCATGGCGGTCACGGATCTGCTGGCGGCCTTCGGGGTTCGCCCTCGCGCCGTCATCGGCTACAGCCTCGGCGAATCGGTCGGCCTCTTTGCCTCGCGCGCATGGCGAACGCCCGATGAGATGCTTCGCCGGATGTCGGCGTCGCCACTGTTTGGTTCGGAGTTAGGCCCGCCCTATGACGCCCTGCGCCGAAGTTGGGGGCTGCCGGGTGACCTGGAAATCGACTGGCGCGCGGTCGTTGTGCCGCGATCTGCCGACGCCGTGCGCAAGGCGCTGGTCGAATCCGAGCGCGAGGGCCGGCCGCTCCGTGCGCGACTGCTGATCGTCAACACGCCCGACGAGTGCGTCATTGGCGGCCTGCGCCCGGACGTGGATGCCGCGATGAAGGCACTTCGCTGCCGCGGGGTCGCGCTGGCCGGCGTGCCGGCGGTGCATTGCGACGCGGCGAAATCGGTCGAGCAGGCGTATCGCGATATTCATTTGCTTGACGCAACTCCACCGGCCGGCGTGCGCTTTTACAGCGCGGCGGCGGCCGCGCCGTACGAAGTGACGCGTGCCAGCGCCGCCGAATCCATCACGCGCCAAGCGATGGCAGGCTTCGACTTTCCCGCGCTCATTGAACGAGCCTGGTCCGACGGCGTGCGCCGATTCATCGAAATCGGTCCGCTGGCCTCCTGCACGCGGATGATCGGCCGCACACTGGCCGATCGACCCCACTGGGCGCGGTCGGCCGTGCCGCGCGGCGAGGACGAAGTCGGCGAGTTCATTCACCTGCTGGCGTCGCTTTACACGGAGGGCGTGCCGATTGACTTCAGGCCATTGTTTGAATCAGACGGCGCCCCAATCCATCGGCAACGAATCGAGTCGGTCACGTCTCGCCCTGACACGACGGTTCGCGTTCCGGTCGGCGTACGGCTGGGCAAGCCGCGATTGCCGACGGCTCGCCGTCTCGCCGCGCCGGCCCTGGTCGCGACCGCGGAAACCCGTGAGAGGGCGTCGTCGTTTTCCGCGCCGTGCGATGCGGGGTTGATCGCGTCCCATCGCGACGTGACCCATGCCGCGTCGCAAGCGCACGAGACCTTTCTGCGATTCTCGCGCACCGCCATGGACGACTATGCGCGTCTGCTCGCTGGTTCTTCGCAACTTCGCGACGAGCAGGGACCGTCTTCCGTTTCGACCGCGGCGTGGCGCTCCCCGACGGACGCAGCAGCGACAAGCACGCCGCCTCCGCTGCTGGATCGCGCCAAGTGTCTTGAATTCGCCGTCGGCCGCGCCGCGAACGTCCTCGGCCCCGAGTTCGCCGTCGTCGACACCTACCCCGTCCGCGTGCGCCTGCCCGACGAGCCGCTCATGCTCGTCGACCGAATCCTCGAAATCGAAGGCGAGAAAGGCTCGCTCACGCACGGCCGCGTTGTCACCGAGCACGATGTGTTGCCCGGCGCGTGGTACCTCGACGGCGATCGCGCACCGATCAGCATCACCGTCGAAGCAGGCCAGGCCGATCTCTTTCTCTCCGGCTACCTCGGCATTGATTTCGTAGCGAAGGGCGTTCGCGCGTATCGCCTGCTCGACGCGACGGTCACCTTTCACCGTGGCCTGCCTCGGCCCGGCGAGACGATCCGTTACGACATCACCATCGATCGCTTCGTCCGCCAGGGCGAGACGTATCTGTTCTTCTTCCGGTTCGACGGCACGATTGACGGGCAGACCGTTCTCACCATGCGCGACGGCTGCGCCGGTTTCTTCACGGCGCAGGAGATCGAAAACTCGCACGGCATTGTGTTGACCGCAGAAGACAAAGCACCGTCGGGCGGCCGCGTCGCCGGCGGCTTTGCCCCGCTCGTGTCGCAAGAGGCGCCGCAGTCGTTCGGCGACGCGCAACTCGAAGCACTGCGGCGCGGCGATCTGGCCGGTTGTTTCGGCGCGCCGTTTGATTCGCTGTCGCTCCGCGATCCACTGCGACTGCCCGACGGGCGCATGACGCTCATTCATCGCGTAACGACGCTCGATCTGTGCGGCGGGCGCTTTGGGTTGGGTCTCGTCATCGCCGAGGCCGACGTGCAGCCCGACGATTGGTATCTGACGTGCCACTTTGTGGATGACCTGGTCATGCCCGGCACGCTGATGTACGAATGCTGCGTGCACACGCTGCGGTTTTTCCTGCTGCGGCTCGGCTGGGTCGGCGAGCGCGACGGCGTCTGCTACGAGCCGATTCCCGGCATCGCCAGCGCCCTGCGATGTCGCGGTCCCGTCACGCCGAGAACGCGAACCGTGCGATACGAATTGCATGTCAAAGAGATCGGCTATCGCGCCGAGGCCGACGGCGCGCAGACACCGTACGTGCTCGCCGATGCGCTCCTGTATGCTGACGAAAAACGCATCGTGCGCATGGATAACATGTCGTTGCAGGTCACGGGCCTTTCGCGCAAGCGAATTGAATCGACGTGGGAGCGATCACGCGTGGCGCCGACCTTGAAGCGCGCGCCGTCCTCAAAACCGACGGACCGCAATCCGTCGACTCCAATCGCGAAACCGCGTCGCCGCGCCGCGATCTACGACACCGATCGCATCCTCGCTTTCGCCATCGGCAAACCCTCGGACGCATTCGGCGAGCCGTACGCCGTCTTCGATTCAAAGCGACGCATCGCACGCCTGCCGGGACCGCCGTATCACTTTCTTGATCGCATCGTCGACATCGAGCCGCCGCCGTGGGTCCTGGAGCCGGGCGGCTGGATCACGGCCGAGTACGATGTGCCCATCGCGGACGACGCTGCGCCGCAACCCGGCGCATGGTACGTCGCAGCAAATCGACAACGCGCGATGCCCTTCGCCGTGCTGCTCGAAATCGCTTTGCAACCCTGCGGCTGGCTTGCCGCCTATTGCGGATCCGCACTGACCAGCGATGTCGATTTGAGCTTCCGCAATCTCGGCGGCCGCGCGGTGCAGCACATGGAGGTTTTAGCAGAGCCGGCCACGCTCACGACGCGCGTGCGCATGACCAGCGTCTCCCGCGCCGGCGGCATGATTATTCAGAAATTCGATTTCGAGATGCGCCGTGGCGATGAGTTGATTTACTCCGGCGATACGTCGTTTGGCTTCTTCTCGGCCGCAGCGCTCGCACAGCAGGTCGGCATCCGCGACGCCGCCGCGCGACGATTCATTCCCACCGCGGCACAACTCGCCGCCGGCCGCGCGCCGTTTGATCTCCCCGATGATCCGCCCTTCACGCCGGATGATGCGGTCAAGACTCGTGGCGATCTCGGCGAAGGCCTCGCACTGCCCGGCCGCGCTTTTCGCATGATCGACCGCATCGATGCCCTGCTGCTCGATGGCGGACCGCACGGTCTGGGCTATGTCGCAGGCTCGACGACGGTCGATCCTTCGGCATGGTTCTTCAAGGCTCACTTTTACCAGGATCCGGTCTGGCCCGGCTCGCTGGGGCTGGAATCCTTCCTGCAATTGCTCAAAGTATATGCCCGCGATCGCTGGCCGGAGCTGGCTCACACCCATCGCTTCGAATCCATCGCCATCGGCCTGCCCCACGAATGGCAATATCGCGGCCAGATCATCCCGCGAAACAAGCACGTCGAAGTCACCGCCGCCATCACCCGCCGCGAGAACGGCCCCGCGCCGCTGCTTGTGGCCGACGGGTTTTTGAGCGTGGACGGGATTATCATCTACGAGATGAAGCACTTCGGCATTCGTGCCGTGCCGATGTAG